The DNA window GGCTATGCGAGGCGGATTTCGAATATCGAGCCGAACTTCAATTCCAGCCAGGCGATGAAGGCCTTTTCGAAGTCGTCCGAGCCGATCATCCTCGCCGCCGAAGTCGGCAATATCTTCCGCCGCGCCTTCACCAAGCTGAAAAACGGCCGCGGTGGCCCGGTCATTGTCGAAATCCCGTCCGATATGTGGAACGAGGAAGTGCCGGAGCCGCTGAACTACACGCCGGTGCTGCGCACGCGCTATGGCGCCGATCCCGTGCATGTGAAAGAAGCCGCCGCACTCCTGATCAACGCCAAACGGCCGGTGATCTATGCCGGCCAGGGCGTGCACTACGCCAAAGCCTGGCCGCAGCTGAAGCGGCTGGCCGAACGGCTCGCCATCCCCGTGACGACGAGCCTTGGCGGCAAATCTTCATTCCCTGAAACGCATCCGCTTTCGCTTGGATCAGGCGGCCTCGCCGTACCGCGCGCGGTGCCGAAATTCCTGGGCGAGGCCGACGTGATTTTCGGTATCGGCTGCTCTTTCACCGAAACCTCGTTCGGCATCGCCATGCCGAAGGGCAAGACCATTATCCATTCGACGGTCGATCCCGCGCATCTCAACAAGGATGTCGAGGCCAAGATCGGACTCGTCGGCGACGCCGGACTGGTGCTCGACGCGCTATTGGAAGAAATCGGCAAGACCGTCACAGCGGATCGCGATGCCAGCGCCGTCGCCGCCGAGATTGCCACGTCGCACAAGGAATGGCTGGCGAAATGGATGCCGAAGCTGACCCACAATGACGCGCCGCTCAATCCCTATCGCGTTCTCTGGGATTTGCAGCACACGGTCGACATCAAGAACACCATCATCACCCACGACGCCGGCAGCCCCCGCGACCAGCTCTCGCCATTCTGGAAGGCGGTCGAACCGCTGTCCTATATCGGCTGGGGCAAGACCACCCAGCTCGGTTACGGACTTGGCCTGGCGATGGGCGCCAAGCTCGCAAAGCCCGACAAGCTCTGCATCAATGTCTGGGGTGACGCCGCGATCGGCTTCACCGGCATGGATTTCGAGACTGCCGTGCGCGAGCGGATTCCGATCATGTCGATCCTGCTGAATAATTTCAGCATGGCGATCGAGCTGAAGGTGATGCCGGTATCGACCGAGAAGTACCGTTCGACCGACATTTCCGGCGACTATGCCGCGATGGCGCGCGCCTTCGGCGGCTACGGCGAACGGGTGACAAAACCGGAAGACATCATCCCGGCGATCCAGCGCGGCATTCAAAAGACGAAGGAAGGCATCCCGGTGCTGCTCGAATTCATCACATCCAAGGAGACCGAGGTTTCAAGGCCGGGGACCTGAATCCCGATCCGGGATCGTGAGGGAATAGGGCGCAGCCCGCAGCGGCGCCCTACTCTACCATCGCCGTCGGCTTGACGGGGCCGGCCAACGGCTTCTCTTCCATCGCGATCATGCACAGCGCGGCGCATGCCAGCAGCGCTGCGGCCGCGCCGAACACGTAACGGAATGCCGCGATCATGTCGGCC is part of the Bradyrhizobium canariense genome and encodes:
- a CDS encoding thiamine pyrophosphate-requiring protein, producing the protein MKLGTAIAEIMKREGIEILCGYPVNHIIEHAASADIRPVMVRQERIGLHMADAISRVTSGRTIGAFCMQHGPGAENAMGGVAQCYGESVPVLVLPMGYARRISNIEPNFNSSQAMKAFSKSSEPIILAAEVGNIFRRAFTKLKNGRGGPVIVEIPSDMWNEEVPEPLNYTPVLRTRYGADPVHVKEAAALLINAKRPVIYAGQGVHYAKAWPQLKRLAERLAIPVTTSLGGKSSFPETHPLSLGSGGLAVPRAVPKFLGEADVIFGIGCSFTETSFGIAMPKGKTIIHSTVDPAHLNKDVEAKIGLVGDAGLVLDALLEEIGKTVTADRDASAVAAEIATSHKEWLAKWMPKLTHNDAPLNPYRVLWDLQHTVDIKNTIITHDAGSPRDQLSPFWKAVEPLSYIGWGKTTQLGYGLGLAMGAKLAKPDKLCINVWGDAAIGFTGMDFETAVRERIPIMSILLNNFSMAIELKVMPVSTEKYRSTDISGDYAAMARAFGGYGERVTKPEDIIPAIQRGIQKTKEGIPVLLEFITSKETEVSRPGT